A section of the Desulfomonile tiedjei genome encodes:
- a CDS encoding OmpA family protein, translating to MKTSLHAVALAALLMLLPIESFSGHFMEKNHDYLARFHNVIFLFDVSDSMLAGHPENYDTSRLFIGVRGLELFNRVMPHVPRWQYDLNTALITFGDCDTPKLLSPLGPWDRKKYWQFYNCMRKEGFFPKRTATLQDALQLAGSMIATASGRTAIVVITDGGSQGECPQKTATALKDSYGDKVQIFGIWLGAMEVGWRNLYEACKLTGGYARQWEEVRTKAQMKEFVWDITIREIMFPYPEIFFKAKRADLIPSEALKLESVANFLHAIPQYCLQIDGHTTFLGNTSDNHRLGHARAANVKDALIKIYGINPDRILLRTWGEELPRYDNQNPDVRLRNDQANLYLMLPLREFPYDEKKLHTFGVTAVGDIYNTQERDKDTEWAWPDKPAPGSKMPVQVRRLQRGVKR from the coding sequence ATGAAAACAAGCCTGCATGCCGTCGCTTTGGCGGCTCTCCTGATGCTGCTCCCCATTGAATCCTTTTCAGGCCATTTCATGGAAAAAAATCATGACTATCTTGCGCGATTCCACAATGTGATTTTTTTGTTCGATGTGTCTGATTCCATGTTGGCGGGGCATCCGGAAAACTATGACACTTCACGGCTCTTCATTGGCGTCAGGGGGCTGGAATTATTCAACCGCGTCATGCCTCACGTTCCAAGGTGGCAGTACGATCTGAACACCGCGCTGATAACGTTCGGAGATTGTGATACACCAAAGTTACTCAGTCCTCTCGGCCCGTGGGACAGGAAGAAATATTGGCAGTTCTACAACTGCATGCGCAAAGAAGGTTTTTTCCCAAAGAGAACTGCGACTCTTCAAGACGCCCTTCAGTTGGCCGGATCCATGATTGCCACGGCGTCAGGCCGCACTGCGATAGTCGTTATTACCGATGGCGGCTCTCAGGGAGAGTGCCCGCAGAAGACTGCCACTGCTCTGAAGGACTCTTACGGCGACAAGGTCCAGATTTTCGGAATATGGCTCGGGGCCATGGAAGTGGGATGGCGAAATCTGTACGAGGCCTGCAAGCTTACCGGAGGATATGCGCGTCAATGGGAGGAAGTTCGCACCAAGGCCCAAATGAAGGAATTCGTGTGGGACATCACGATACGCGAAATAATGTTCCCTTATCCCGAGATCTTTTTCAAGGCCAAACGCGCCGACCTGATACCGTCGGAGGCGCTCAAGCTGGAGAGCGTGGCTAACTTCCTCCACGCCATTCCGCAATACTGCTTGCAGATAGACGGACACACCACGTTTCTGGGAAACACCAGCGACAATCATCGGCTCGGACATGCCCGGGCAGCCAATGTGAAAGACGCATTGATAAAAATCTACGGAATAAACCCGGATAGGATACTCCTCCGGACGTGGGGTGAAGAGCTGCCCCGTTACGACAACCAGAATCCTGACGTGCGTTTGCGCAATGATCAGGCAAACCTCTACTTGATGCTGCCTTTGAGAGAATTCCCTTACGACGAGAAGAAGCTGCACACCTTCGGGGTCACGGCCGTGGGCGACATTTACAATACCCAGGAAAGGGACAAGGACACCGAGTGGGCGTGGCCGGACAAGCCTGCACCGGGGTCTAAAATGCCGGTCCAAGTCCGCCGTCTACAGCGTGGGGTCAAGAGGTGA
- a CDS encoding sigma-54-dependent Fis family transcriptional regulator → MPDPPHKILIVDDEPNMLHMLSAILRNDGFDPECASSAKEALDLAATAGFDFILSDVRMPGMDGIQLVEALRARGIEVIVILMSAYGTIELALEAMRKGAYDYISKPFKTDEVVLTLRKASERERLRREVVRLRRRLMRTERSPDIVAESPAIKAVLATAHQAAPFESSVLITGESGTGKELMAQEIHRCSSRAGGPFVVINCGAIPAGLLETELFGHARGAFTGANDEKPGLFEEAEGGSILLDEIGATDDSLQVTLLGVLDKGEFRRVGETATRKVSVRVLAATNEDLEGAMAQGRFRKDLFYRLNVMHIHVPPLSERKEDIIPLVEHFVGVFNKKMGLNIGLITREAQEALLSYRWRGNVRELQNVVERAMILTTGNSITLDSLPYDIRVGGKRVVCFTEDEDSISLKKACKDLERTLIVRALNRTGGNRSQAAALLEISYPSLLQKIKDYGVTT, encoded by the coding sequence ATGCCTGATCCCCCTCACAAAATACTGATCGTTGACGACGAACCGAATATGCTCCACATGCTCAGTGCCATCCTCAGGAACGACGGCTTTGATCCCGAGTGCGCTTCGTCCGCCAAAGAGGCGTTGGACCTCGCGGCGACTGCGGGCTTTGACTTCATACTTTCCGACGTTCGGATGCCGGGAATGGACGGGATTCAGCTCGTGGAGGCGCTCCGGGCGCGCGGGATAGAAGTCATAGTGATTCTTATGAGCGCTTACGGCACCATAGAGTTGGCGCTCGAAGCCATGCGCAAAGGAGCCTACGACTATATTTCCAAGCCCTTCAAAACCGACGAGGTGGTGCTCACCTTGCGGAAAGCCTCTGAACGGGAACGCCTGCGCCGGGAAGTCGTTCGTTTGAGACGGCGGCTGATGCGCACCGAGCGCAGTCCCGATATCGTCGCGGAATCTCCCGCCATCAAGGCCGTGCTTGCCACAGCTCACCAGGCTGCCCCTTTTGAATCCTCAGTGCTTATAACCGGTGAATCGGGCACCGGCAAGGAACTGATGGCTCAAGAGATCCATCGCTGTTCATCCCGTGCCGGCGGCCCATTTGTCGTAATAAATTGTGGCGCAATACCCGCGGGACTTCTGGAAACCGAGTTGTTCGGTCATGCGCGGGGAGCTTTCACGGGTGCGAACGATGAGAAGCCGGGCCTTTTCGAGGAAGCCGAAGGAGGGTCGATCCTTCTGGATGAAATCGGCGCGACGGACGACTCGCTTCAGGTGACGCTTCTCGGGGTGTTGGACAAAGGGGAATTCAGAAGAGTAGGCGAGACCGCGACTCGCAAGGTGTCAGTAAGGGTTCTCGCGGCCACCAACGAGGACCTGGAAGGAGCCATGGCTCAGGGCCGCTTCCGCAAGGATTTGTTCTACCGTCTTAATGTAATGCACATTCACGTGCCGCCTCTCTCGGAACGCAAAGAAGACATTATCCCTCTGGTGGAACACTTCGTAGGCGTATTCAACAAAAAAATGGGCCTTAACATAGGGCTGATAACACGAGAAGCGCAGGAGGCGTTACTCTCTTACCGTTGGAGGGGAAACGTCCGAGAGCTTCAGAATGTCGTTGAACGAGCCATGATCCTCACTACCGGAAATTCGATTACTCTGGACAGCCTCCCTTACGACATCCGCGTCGGCGGTAAAAGGGTGGTCTGTTTCACAGAGGACGAGGATTCGATCTCGCTCAAGAAAGCGTGCAAGGATCTCGAGAGGACCCTGATTGTGAGGGCCCTCAACAGAACGGGCGGGAACCGTTCCCAAGCCGCGGCTCTCCTCGAAATCAGCTATCCGTCGTTGCTGCAAAAGATCAAGGATTACGGTGTAACCACCTGA